Sequence from the Nocardioides exalbidus genome:
GCCGACGTCGGCGGCCGCACCGATCGCGTCGGCCTGTTCCGCGACCTCGATCCGGTCGATCCCGGGGCCGAGGTACCCGACCCGTACTACGGTGGAGACGACGGGTTCGAGGAGGTGCTGGCGATGGTGGAGCGGACGAGCGAGGCGATCGTGACGGCGCTCGACGACGTGCTGCGCGGGGCCGACGGGCCGCCCGGGGACCCCGCCTGATGGCTCGCCAGCCACTGGTCGCCAAGCGTGCCGAGGAGCTCCTCGGCTCGTCCGTGGTGGCGACCTCTCCCGTGGCCGGCGGCGACATCGCGACCGCGACCCGGTTGCGCCTCTCGAGCGGGCAGACGGCGCTGATGAAGACGCTGCCGCACGCGCCCGAGGGCTTCTTCGAGGCCGAGGCGGCCGGGCTGCGCTGGCTCTCCGAGGTCGAGGGCGGCGTGCCGCTGCCCGAGGTGCTCGGCGCGGCCGACGACTGCGTGATCCTCGCGTGGATCGAGCCGAGCTCGAAGACCCCCGTCGAGGCTGCCGTCGCCTTCGGCCAGCAGCTCGCGACCACCCACCGCGCGGGCGCCGACGGCTGGGGCCTCGACCACGACGGCTACATCGGCCGGCTGCCGCTCCCCAACAGGACGGCCGGGTCGTGGGCGGAGTTCTACGCGGTCCGCCGGGTGCTGCCCTACCTCAAGCTCGCCCGCGACCGCGGCGCGATCGAGGAGGCCGACGCCACCGCGGTCGAGAAGGTGATCGGTCGGCTCACCGACCTCCTCCCCGACGAGGAGCCCGCCCGGCTGCACGGCGACCTGTGGAACGGCAACTGCCTCTGGGGCCAGGACCTCGCGATCCACGTCATCGACCCCGCGGCCTACGGCGGGCACCGCGAGGCCGACCTGGCGATGCTGCACCTCTTCGGGCTCACCCACCTGCCGCGGGTGATGGCGGCCTACGACGAGGCCCACCCGCTCGCCGACGGCTGGGAGGACCGGCTCGGGGTCCACCAGCTCTTCCCGCTGCTCGTGCACGCCTGCATGTTCGGCGGCGGCTACGGCGCCCGCGCCGGCACGCTCGCCGCGCGATATCTCTGATCTCAGCCTGCGCTCAGGACGCGGTGGCATCCTTGCCGCTGTGATGCTGCTGTGAGCGAGTCCAAGCCCCGGGTCCTGGTCGTCGACGACGACCGGGCGGTGCGCGACTCGCTGCGCCGCTCGCTCGAGTTCAACGGCTACGAGGTCGTCCTGGCCGCCGACGGCGCCGAGGGCCTGGTCGCCGTGGGCTCCCACCACCCCGACGTCGTGGTGATCGACGTGATGATGCCGCGGCTCGACGGCATCGAGACGACGCGGGCGCTGCGGGCGGCCGGCAACGACGTACCGATCCTCGTGCTGACCGCGCGCGACGCGGTGGGCGACCGCGTGGAGGGCCTCGACGCGGGCGCCGACGACTACCTCACCAAGCCCTTCGCGCTCGAGGAGCTGCTGGCCCGGCTGCGCGCGCTGCTGCGCCGCGTCGTGCCCGACCCGGAGGCGGACGGCGAGGTCCTCTCGTTCGCCGACCTGACGATGGACGTCGGCAGCCGGGACGTGTCCCGCGGCAACCGGCCGATCGAGCTCACCCGCACCGAGTTCACCCTGCTCGAGATGTTCCTGCGGCGCCCGCGGCGGGTGCTCGACCGGTCCTTCATCCTCGAGGAGGTGTGGGGCTACGACTTCCCGACGAGCGCCAACTCGCTCGAGGTCTACGTCGGCTACCTCCGGCGCAAGACCGAGGCCGAGGGCGAGCCGCGGCTGATCCAGACCGTCCGCGGCGTCGGCTACGTGCTGAAGGAAGCGTGAGCGCACCGCATGGCCTCGCCTGACGCCTGGCCCGAGGGACGCTGGCACTACCGCAGGTCGCTGGCGTCGCGCGTCGCGGTGCTGACCACGCTCGCGCTGGGCCTGTCGATCGCGGTGATGGCCTTCACCGCCTTCGTCGTGATGCGCCAGCAGCTGATGAGCTCGCTCGACCAGTCGCTGCTCAACCGCGCCCACCGCGCGACCGCCAGCACGGCCCTGTCGGGGGTCGCGACGGGCGAGGTCCCCTCGTGGCTGCTGGGTGCCGCCGACATCCGGATCTTCATGGTCAACGCCGAGGGCAACACCCTCTCCGGCACGATCGTCCCCCACTTCACGCTCGGCCAGCCGGAGTAC
This genomic interval carries:
- a CDS encoding response regulator transcription factor produces the protein MSESKPRVLVVDDDRAVRDSLRRSLEFNGYEVVLAADGAEGLVAVGSHHPDVVVIDVMMPRLDGIETTRALRAAGNDVPILVLTARDAVGDRVEGLDAGADDYLTKPFALEELLARLRALLRRVVPDPEADGEVLSFADLTMDVGSRDVSRGNRPIELTRTEFTLLEMFLRRPRRVLDRSFILEEVWGYDFPTSANSLEVYVGYLRRKTEAEGEPRLIQTVRGVGYVLKEA
- a CDS encoding fructosamine kinase family protein, which gives rise to MARQPLVAKRAEELLGSSVVATSPVAGGDIATATRLRLSSGQTALMKTLPHAPEGFFEAEAAGLRWLSEVEGGVPLPEVLGAADDCVILAWIEPSSKTPVEAAVAFGQQLATTHRAGADGWGLDHDGYIGRLPLPNRTAGSWAEFYAVRRVLPYLKLARDRGAIEEADATAVEKVIGRLTDLLPDEEPARLHGDLWNGNCLWGQDLAIHVIDPAAYGGHREADLAMLHLFGLTHLPRVMAAYDEAHPLADGWEDRLGVHQLFPLLVHACMFGGGYGARAGTLAARYL